One window of Pseudomonadota bacterium genomic DNA carries:
- a CDS encoding prepilin peptidase has protein sequence MHILNILIFIFGSVVGSFLNVCIYRLPRNRSIILPNSFCPSCEKPIKL, from the coding sequence ATGCATATATTAAACATCCTTATTTTCATATTCGGTTCTGTTGTTGGCAGTTTTCTTAATGTATGCATCTACCGGCTTCCCCGGAACAGGTCAATAATCCTGCCCAATTCGTTTTGCCCTTCCTGTGAAAAACCTATAAAGCTTT